Proteins encoded in a region of the Triticum dicoccoides isolate Atlit2015 ecotype Zavitan chromosome 3A, WEW_v2.0, whole genome shotgun sequence genome:
- the LOC119273635 gene encoding uncharacterized protein LOC119273635, translated as MAVLTTTSRSTFVMSSCLTRLCHAMQESTINGVTSDYMRFEAHGRKYSVDIVKGAHRTRIKGSGWKKFTSEFSLQKGAVVIFDLDRRPRQAHVVVQSDDLDIVEGSSSDGDADEEMIDGDITDVDEDGGSIKIEYTRGLTLNDAQQDILNELVLNFKSKFLGVSFVHCLTTTDTQVGQMKVPERVATSLNIPKGGLAGVRLSSGEAKTRVEYQTSTDGRIAFNKKQWRRFLSKTTLGINDCIFMFFKASKKSYMNVTVVVSKL; from the exons ATGGCGGTGCTGACAACAACTTCAAGATCGACATTCGTGATGAGTTCCTGTCTAACGCG ACTGTGCCATGCAATGCAAGAGTCTACGATCAATGGCGTTACCAGCGACTACATGCGTTTTGAAGCGCATGGACGCAAGTACTCTGTCGACATTGTGAAGGGGGCACACAGGACCAGAATCAAGGGGAGTGGCTGGAAGAAATTCACTTCTGAATTTTCTCTTCAGAAGGGTGCTGTGGTCATTTTTGACTTGGACAGGCGTCCCCGCCAGGCACATGTTGTTGTTCAAAGTGATGACTTGGACATAGTTGAAGGAAGCTCTTCAGACGGGGATGCTGATGAAGAGATGATAGATGGAGACATCACAGATGTGGATGAAGACGGTGGCAGCATAAAGATCGAGTATACAAGGGGTCTAACTCTGAATGATGCACAACAGGACATTCTCAATGAACTGGTGCTCAACTTCAAGTCCAAGTTTTTAGGAGTATCTTTTGTACACTGTCTTACTACAACTGACACTCAAGTTGGACAAATG aaagtaccAGAGAGGGTTGCTACAAGCTTAAACATCCCTAAAGGAGGGTTGGCTGGTGTTCGTTTAAGCAGTGGGGAGGCAAAGACTCGCGTCGAATACCAGACGTCTACTGATGGACGTATAGCTTTCAACAAAAAGCAGTGGAGGCGTTTCCTTTCAAAGACTACCCTGGGAATCAATGACTGCATCTTCATGTTCTTCAAGGCCAGCAAGAAGTCTTACATGAATGTTACTGTTGTCGTCAGCAAGCTttaa
- the LOC119273264 gene encoding 1-aminocyclopropane-1-carboxylate oxidase homolog 1-like: MAGTRDDYDVTAALDEFYASRTGVCGLVESGVTIVPPLFLAPNSPPPPPLGTTNFIIPTIDLSLPRSVIVPLVHAAARTCGIFYVTNHGVPADVIDSALSAVRAFHELPPAVRSAFYTLAPVGGVSFSTYRNDQPRQAARPDAIPVLPWRDSLTISLAPPGPDMGHFPASCRDPLLEYHRVMAEFGKKKIGALLSEALGVGAEWLEKTMQMEAASMASHYYPPCPEPAKVIGGMDHTDPFLFTVLVQDAVGGLVVHVDDGEWIDVPLVAGTLLINITELLKVFSNDESISIDHRVRVKSMKESRVSIALFFNPSDSHIIEPLPELVTADKPRRYRSFTMTEFMDSRKGKFGNGSSSIQQFALTSEPSS, translated from the exons ATGGCCGGGACAAGAGACGACTACGACGTCACGGCGGCGCTCGACGAGTTCTACGCGTCCCGCACCGGCGTCTGCGGCCTGGTCGAGTCCGGCGTCACCATCGTGCCACCGCTCTTCCTCGCGCCGAACAGCCCGCCTCCACCGCCACTCGGGACGACGAACTTCATCATCCCAACCATCGACCTCTCTCTCCCACGCTCGGTCATCGTGCCCCTCGTCCACGCCGCCGCGCGCACCTGCGGCATCTTCTACGTCACCAACCACGGCGTCCCTGCTGACGTCATTGACTCCGCCCTGTCCGCCGTCCGCGCCTTCCACGAGCTGCCTCCCGCCGTCCGGTCGGCGTTCTACACGCTCGCGCCCGTCGGTGGCGTCAGCTTCAGCACGTACCGCAACGACCAGCCACGGCAGGCTGCCAGGCCCGACGCCATCCCCGTCCTGCCTTGGCGCGACAGCCTCACCATCAGCCTCGCCCCGCCGGGTCCCGACATGGGCCACTTCCCCGCGAGCTGCCGGGACCCGTTGCTTGAGTATCACCGGGTCATGGCGGAGTTCGGAAAGAAGAAGATCGGGGCGCTGCTGTCAGAGGCGCTCGGTGTCGGTGCAGAGTGGCTCGAGAAGACTATGCAGATGGAGGCTGCGTCTATGGCGTCCCACTACTATCCTCCATGCCCGGAGCCCGCGAAGGTGATCGGCGGTATGGACCACACCGACCCATTCCTGTTCACGGTGCTGGTGCAGGACGCCGTCGGAGGGCTCGTGGTGCATGTCGACGATGGGGAGTGGATAGACGTGCCGCTGGTGGCTGGAACGCTCTTAATAAACATCACAGAATTGCTCAAG GTGTTTTCGAACGATGAGTCCATTAGCATAGATCACAGGGTGAGGGTCAAGTCGATGAAGGAATCAAGGGTATCCATCGCCCTCTTCTTCAATCCAAGCGACTCCCACATAATCGAGCCTCTCCCGGAGCTCGTGACGGCAGACAAGCCCCGACGGTACCGGAGTTTCACCATGACTGAGTTCATGGATTCGAGAAAAGGCAAGTTCGGGAATGGCAGCTCGTCCATCCAGCAATTCGCGCTCACGAGCGAACCAAGCTCTTAA
- the LOC119273633 gene encoding uncharacterized protein LOC119273633 translates to MQNQMLPRASINKTQGNALNIPVSAPMYDIFNSQGNTQANFPLNLGAHTSVGESNQASTALQPPANKVAYEAPMSYMQLLLAAEEEGARYASSQSQEDRLVRTENDMYMITGRYSRSSEDPFQAHTGGGAQQTSQVDDQHDMELEPFVDNRFSESLNDLNWDNEM, encoded by the exons ATGCAAAATCAGATGCTTCCTCGTGCTTCTATTAACAAAACACAAGGGAATGCCCTGAACATCCCAGTGAGTGCACCTATGTATGATATCTTCAATAGTCAAGGCAATACACAG GCAAACTTCCCTCTGAACCTGGGTGCACATACTTCAGTGGGTGAGTCCAACCAAGCGTCTACTGCGCTCCAACCCCCT GCAAACAAAGTCGCTTATGAAGCTCCCATGTCATACATGCAACTCCTACTTGCTGCTGAAGAAGAG GGTGCTAGATATGCATCCTCACAATCGCAAGAAGATCGCCTTGTTCGTACTGAG AATGATATGTACATGATAACTGGGCGATACAGTAGATCTTCAGAAGATCCATTCCAAGCACACACTGGGGGTGGAGCTCAGCAAACATCTCAAGTTGACGACCAACATGATATGGAGCTTGAACCTTTTGTTGACAACCGTTTTTCAGAAAGCTTGAATGATTTGAACTGGGACAATGAAATGTAG
- the LOC119270676 gene encoding uncharacterized protein LOC119270676 — MTTVDDLCTADKPASRAVPTVRDLCAANNPTSRAVPTVPEFAPCEELPNPEVPSKVTIPEALESDNYSQQDDSGDDSMNEQEEQTIVDMTESDASDGMLIDGLRTFLQKRQERKLERSALKEKRKKRTRAEKGKAKRHINKERAPAYSRFSIGYFAKIVDVVCKSNHRMEVVRDGGFGYLLELDDCYVPRPFAQWVADNISTKDETIVLDGKSIPLNPEAVSLVLGIPAGGTKIRVLDEECGKAEFLSLFGLTELPSISFFGNKLMNEELPDDVYLRCFLTVALATFLCPTSSTKPSTKYLGALVDVSKSKDLDWCSFVHTWNISYVKKYQTDKMKQKQITTTLGGCIYQLAVRCLDFNNFGSITIPPALPRVCFWKGQTIKHFSDMLIGKDGLYGALQIKDEEETCYAETDGAWASAAKNSNIRKAIQRVLGNSFSDKIKEDIFLNFQERVKDQNLTTCLIAKQVLLDTLNIVSSSFNGSQHTEKLESSEHLYMPYREVRVDSNGIEIGSDRRGRKKRMKTSTQ; from the exons ATGACCACTGTCGACGACCTCTGCACCGCAGACAAGCCAGCGTCGCGCGCCGTCCCCACTGTCCGCGACCTCTGCGCCGCCAACAACCCAACATCGCGCGCTGTCCCCACCGTCCCGGAGTTCGCCCCATGCGAGGAGCTGCCGAATCCA GAGGTTCCTAGCAAAGTTACTATTCCTGAGGCTTTGGAGTCAGACAACTACAGTCAACAAGATGACTCAGGGGATGATAGCATGAATGAACAAGAGGAGCAAACTATAGTTGATATGACAGAATCAGACGCATCAGACGGCATGCTGATCGATGGCCTGAGAACATTT TTACAGAAGAGACAAGAGAGGAAGCTAGAGAGGAGTGCTTTGAAAGAAAAAAGGAAGAAG AGGACAAGGGCAGAGAAAGGAAAAGCCAAACGGCACATTAACAAAGAAAGAGCACCTGCTTACAGCAGGTTCAGCATTGGATATTTCGCGAAGATTGTTGATGTTGTGTGCAAAAGCAATCACAGGATGGAGGTTGTGAGGGACGGTGGTTTTGGATACTTGCTTGAGCTAGATGATTGTTATGTTCCACGGCCATTCGCACAGTGGGTCGCGGACAACATATCcacaaaagatgaaacaattgtacTTGACGGGAAATCAATTCCTCTCAACCCTGAAGCCGTATCATTAGTTCTTGGTATACCAGCAGGCGGAACAAAGATCAGAGTGCTAGACGAGGAGTGTGGGAAAGCAGAGTTCCTATCACTGTTTGGGCTAACAGAACTTCCATCCATAAGTTTCTTTGGGAACAAGCTTATGAACGAAGAACTGCCTGACGATGTTTATCTTCGGTGCTTCTTGACTGTCGCACTAGCAACCTTCCTGTGTCCCACATCCAGCACAAAGCCAAGCACCAAATATTTGGGAGCACTTGTGGATGTGTCAAAGTCAAAAGATCTTGATTGGTGCTCTTTTGTCCATACATGGAATATCTCCTATGTCAAGAAGTACCAAACAGACAAGATGAAGCAGAAACAGATAACAACCACTTTGGGAGGCTGCATTTATCAGCTAGCA GTTCGGTGTCTAGACTTCAACAATTTTGGATCAATAACAATTCCACCAGCACTACCCAGGGTTTGTTTCTGGAAAGGACAAACCATTAAACATTTCAGTGATATGCTAATTGGGAAAGATGGATTATATGGAGCTCTTCAA ATAAAAGATGAGGAAGAAACTTGTTATGCAGAAACTGACGGTGCATGGGCAAGCGCCGCCAAGAACTCAAACATTCGAAAAGCTATACAAAGGGTCTTAGGCAACTCTTTTTCAGATAAG ATCAAAGAAGATATATTCCTCAATTTCCAGGAGCGCGTAAAAGATCAAAACCTGACGACATGTCTGATAGCAAAACAAGTGCTGCTGGATACTTTGAACATTGTCTCTTCTTCTTTCAATGGCTCTCAACATACAGAGAAGTTAGAGTCATCCGAGCACTTGTACATGCCATACAGAGAAGTTAGAGTTGATTCTAATGGGATTGAAATTGGCAGTG ATCGAAGAGGCAGGAAGAAGAGAATGAAGACGAGTACACAATAG